The following coding sequences are from one Onychostoma macrolepis isolate SWU-2019 chromosome 24, ASM1243209v1, whole genome shotgun sequence window:
- the si:dkey-192l18.9 gene encoding F-box/LRR-repeat protein 7 isoform X1 — MGANNGKQCGSEGKGSSSISSDVSSSTDHTPTKAPKNVATSEDSDLSMRTLSTPSPALILKSSPPQTVPNGHETSSTSFTVTGETVALVHPPPGSRSRPSKVPPTALIDTLPDPVLLQVLSYLCTPQLCRCARVSRRWYNLAWDPRLWSTIRLTGELLSADRALKVLTHRLCQDTPNVCLTLETLVASGCRRLSDRGLRVVAQCCPELRRLEVAGCYNVSNEAVFDVVSQCPNLEHLDVSGCPKVTCISLTEEASLQLTPLHGHQIGLQYLDMTDCVSLEDEGLRTIAFHCPRLTHLYLRRCSRLTDEALRHLALHCTALRELSLSDCHLIGDFGLREVARLEGRLRYLSVAHCMRITDVGLRYVARYCPRLRYLNARGCEGLTDQGLSHLARNCPRLRSVDVGRCPLVSDAGLEALARCCEGLRRLSLRGCESLTGRGLMAVAAGCPELQLLNVQECEVPPEALRLVRQHCRRCVIEHTIPAFY, encoded by the exons GCAAGGGTAGCTCCAGTATCTCCTCCGATGTGAGCTCCAGCACTGATCATACACCCACCAAAGCTCCCAAGAATGTGGCTACCAGTGAAG attCGGACCTGAGCATGAGGACGCTTAGCACCCCCAGTCCCGCTCTCATTCTGAAGTCCAGCCCTCCTCAAACAGTCCCAAACGGCCATGAGACGTCTTCCACGTCTTTTACCGTCACTGGCGAAACAGTGGCGCTGGTTCACCCGCCTCCAGGCTCTCGCTCACGGCCTTCCAAAGTCCCTCCCACCGCCCTCATCGATACCCTGCCCGATCCCGTGTTATTACAGGTGCTGTCTTACCTGTGCACCCCTCAGCTGTGCCGCTGCGCTCGAGTGAGCCGCCGCTGGTATAACCTGGCCTGGGACCCGCGGCTCTGGAGCACCATCCGTCTGACCGGAGAGCTGCTGAGCGCTGACAGGGCCCTCAAAGTGCTCACCCATCGCTTGTGTCAGGACACTCCTAACGTCTGTCTGACCCTGGAGACGCTGGTGGCCAGCGGCTGCCGGAGGCTGTCTGATCGAGGGCTGCGTGTGGTCGCTCAGTGCTGTCCAGAACTGCGGCGTTTGGAGGTCGCAGGCTGCTATAATGTGTCCAACGAAGCAGTGTTTGATGTGGTATCACAGTGTCCCAATCTGGAACATCTAGACGTATCAG GCTGCCCTAAAGTGACCTGTATCAGCCTGACGGAGGAGGCGTCTCTACAGCTCACACCTCTACATGGACACCAGATCGGCCTGCAGTACCTGGACATGACAGACTGCGTATCACTGGAGGACGAAGGCTTGAGGACCATTGCATTTCATTGTCCGCGTCTCACACACCTCTACCTGCGGCGCTGCAGCCGGCTAACAGACGAGGCCCTGCGACACCTAGCACTGCACTGCACCGCTTTACGCGAGCTTAGCCTCAGCGACTGCCATCTGATTGGAGACTTTGGCTTACGTGAGGTCGCTCGCCTGGAGGGCCGCTTACGCTATCTGAGCGTGGCGCATTGTATGCGCATAACAGACGTTGGACTGCGTTATGTAGCACGCTACTGTCCGCGGCTCCGCTACCTGAATGCGCGGGGATGCGAGGGGCTAACGGACCAAGGTTTGAGCCACTTAGCTCGCAACTGCCCCCGATTGCGGTCTGTAGATGTTGGACGCTGCCCGCTGGTGTCGGACGCCGGGCTGGAGGCGTTAGCACGTTGTTGTGAAGGGCTACGAAGGCTGAGTCTGAGGGGCTGTGAGAGTTTGACAGGGAGAGGGCTCATGGCGGTAGCAGCCGGATGTCCCGAGTTGCAGTTACTAAACGTACAAGAGTGTGAGGTGCCACCTGAGGCACTTCGACTGGTCCGACAGCACTGCAGACGCTGTGTAATCGAACACACCATTCCTGCTTTCTACTGA
- the si:dkey-192l18.9 gene encoding F-box/LRR-repeat protein 7 isoform X2, with product MGANNGKQCGSEDSDLSMRTLSTPSPALILKSSPPQTVPNGHETSSTSFTVTGETVALVHPPPGSRSRPSKVPPTALIDTLPDPVLLQVLSYLCTPQLCRCARVSRRWYNLAWDPRLWSTIRLTGELLSADRALKVLTHRLCQDTPNVCLTLETLVASGCRRLSDRGLRVVAQCCPELRRLEVAGCYNVSNEAVFDVVSQCPNLEHLDVSGCPKVTCISLTEEASLQLTPLHGHQIGLQYLDMTDCVSLEDEGLRTIAFHCPRLTHLYLRRCSRLTDEALRHLALHCTALRELSLSDCHLIGDFGLREVARLEGRLRYLSVAHCMRITDVGLRYVARYCPRLRYLNARGCEGLTDQGLSHLARNCPRLRSVDVGRCPLVSDAGLEALARCCEGLRRLSLRGCESLTGRGLMAVAAGCPELQLLNVQECEVPPEALRLVRQHCRRCVIEHTIPAFY from the exons attCGGACCTGAGCATGAGGACGCTTAGCACCCCCAGTCCCGCTCTCATTCTGAAGTCCAGCCCTCCTCAAACAGTCCCAAACGGCCATGAGACGTCTTCCACGTCTTTTACCGTCACTGGCGAAACAGTGGCGCTGGTTCACCCGCCTCCAGGCTCTCGCTCACGGCCTTCCAAAGTCCCTCCCACCGCCCTCATCGATACCCTGCCCGATCCCGTGTTATTACAGGTGCTGTCTTACCTGTGCACCCCTCAGCTGTGCCGCTGCGCTCGAGTGAGCCGCCGCTGGTATAACCTGGCCTGGGACCCGCGGCTCTGGAGCACCATCCGTCTGACCGGAGAGCTGCTGAGCGCTGACAGGGCCCTCAAAGTGCTCACCCATCGCTTGTGTCAGGACACTCCTAACGTCTGTCTGACCCTGGAGACGCTGGTGGCCAGCGGCTGCCGGAGGCTGTCTGATCGAGGGCTGCGTGTGGTCGCTCAGTGCTGTCCAGAACTGCGGCGTTTGGAGGTCGCAGGCTGCTATAATGTGTCCAACGAAGCAGTGTTTGATGTGGTATCACAGTGTCCCAATCTGGAACATCTAGACGTATCAG GCTGCCCTAAAGTGACCTGTATCAGCCTGACGGAGGAGGCGTCTCTACAGCTCACACCTCTACATGGACACCAGATCGGCCTGCAGTACCTGGACATGACAGACTGCGTATCACTGGAGGACGAAGGCTTGAGGACCATTGCATTTCATTGTCCGCGTCTCACACACCTCTACCTGCGGCGCTGCAGCCGGCTAACAGACGAGGCCCTGCGACACCTAGCACTGCACTGCACCGCTTTACGCGAGCTTAGCCTCAGCGACTGCCATCTGATTGGAGACTTTGGCTTACGTGAGGTCGCTCGCCTGGAGGGCCGCTTACGCTATCTGAGCGTGGCGCATTGTATGCGCATAACAGACGTTGGACTGCGTTATGTAGCACGCTACTGTCCGCGGCTCCGCTACCTGAATGCGCGGGGATGCGAGGGGCTAACGGACCAAGGTTTGAGCCACTTAGCTCGCAACTGCCCCCGATTGCGGTCTGTAGATGTTGGACGCTGCCCGCTGGTGTCGGACGCCGGGCTGGAGGCGTTAGCACGTTGTTGTGAAGGGCTACGAAGGCTGAGTCTGAGGGGCTGTGAGAGTTTGACAGGGAGAGGGCTCATGGCGGTAGCAGCCGGATGTCCCGAGTTGCAGTTACTAAACGTACAAGAGTGTGAGGTGCCACCTGAGGCACTTCGACTGGTCCGACAGCACTGCAGACGCTGTGTAATCGAACACACCATTCCTGCTTTCTACTGA